A genomic region of Rhipicephalus sanguineus isolate Rsan-2018 chromosome 1, BIME_Rsan_1.4, whole genome shotgun sequence contains the following coding sequences:
- the LOC119402641 gene encoding serine/threonine-protein kinase VRK1-like — protein sequence MPRFRGSGSLKRNGVKHRFIVTEMIGEDPLKVFDRPGKTLSLKAAFSIGRSVIIRTRECSRAYVRASTLLVGFGQGDEGKVYLMDFGLASRFTQNGKHNEYMEDLRNALPGWMATSAAMPM from the coding sequence ATGCCCCGTTTCCGAGGTTCAGGTTCCCTCAAACGCAACGGGGTCAAGCACCGGTTCATCGTCACGGAAATGATTGGAGAAGACCCGCTGAAGGTCTTCGACCGGCCAGGCAAGACGCTTTCCTTGAAGGCTGCTTTTAGCATCGGCAGGAGCGTGATCATCCGGACACGAGAGTGCAGCCGTGCCTATGTGAGGGCGTCCACCTTACTTGTTGGTTTTGGCCAAGGCGATGAAGGCAAAGTGTACCTCATGGACTTTGGTTTGGCCTCTCGGTTTACGCAAAACGGCAAGCACAACGAGTACATGGAAGATCTCAGAAACGCGCTACCGGGATGGATGGCCACGAGTGCAGCCATGCctatgtga
- the LOC119402754 gene encoding serine/threonine-protein kinase VRK1: protein MSRFRCCEPNEYNGAKYRFITTDMFGEVLQKILDRQGKMPASKTTSSLGMLVIDVLEGVHSYEPIHADVNAHNLLLVFGKGSEDRMYLLDFGLACRYTQNGKHKEYKEDFRKAYDATTEFTSRDADIGVHSRRADMERLGYNLLRWLCCRGSFRSKII, encoded by the exons ATGTCCCGTTTCCGATGTTGCGAGCCCAATGAATATAACGGCGCCAAGTACCGGTTCATAACCACGGATATGTTTGGAGAAGTCCTTCAGAAGATTCTGGACCGGCAGGGCAAGATGCCTGCATCGAAAACCACATCCAGCCTCGGCATGCTCGTGATCGACGTTTTGGAGGGTGTCCACAGCTACGAGCCCATCCACGCCGATGTGAACGCACACAACCTGCTACTTGTTTTCGGCAAAGGCAGTGAAGACAGGATGTATCTCCTGGACTTTGGTTTGGCCTGTCGGTACACGCAAAATGGCAAGCACAAGGAATACAAGGAAGATTTCAGGAAGGCGTACGACGCCACCACCGAGTTCACGAGTCGGGACGCCGACATTGGCGTGCACTCGCGAAGGGCCGACATGGAACGCCTAGGATACAATCTGCTCCGGTGGCTTTGCTGCCGAGGCAGTTTCAGGAGCAAG ATAATCTAG